The Thermoanaerobaculia bacterium genomic interval GGCGCTCGAGGGGCCCAGAAGCCCCCCATCTCGCACCCTGCGGTGCTCGGATCCCTCGCGCGGCGAGCCGACGCTCCGGGGCGTTCGTTTCCCCGGGCTTCCGGGCTACGATTCGATCTGGACGATTGGAGGTCGTATGCGGGTCGTGGAATGTGTGCCGAACATCTCCGAGGGGCGGCGCCCCGAGGTGTACGAGGCGGTGGCGAAGGCGGCGGGGGCGGTGGCGGGAGTCACGGTGCTGGACGTCGATCCCGGAGCCGAGACGAACCGGACGGTCATCACGTTCGTCGGGGAGCCGGAGGCCGTGCTCGAGGGGGCTTTCCAGTTGATGGTCGCGGCGCTCGAGCGCATCGACATGAGCACTCACCAGGGGGCGCACTCTCGCATCGGCGCCGTCGACGTGGTGCCGTTCGTGCCGGTCTCGGAGGTCACGATGGCCGAGTGCGTCGAGCTCGCCCGGCGCCTCGCGGAGCGCGTCGGCCGCGAGCTCGCGATCCCGGTCTATCTCTACGAGCAGGCGGCGACCTCGCCGGAGCGCCGGAATCTCGCCGACATCCGCGCCGGCGAGTACGAGGGGCTGGCGGGGAAGCTCGCCGATCCGGCCTGGCGGCCCGATTTCGGTCCGGCGACCTTCGTGGCGCGCTCCGGCGCGTCGGTCATCGGCGCGCGGCCGTTCCTCGTCGCCTACAACGTCAACCTGAACACGGTGGACAAGCGGCTCGCGACCCGGATCGCCTTCGATATTCGCGAGAAGGGCAGGAAGCGCCTCGACGCTGCGGGCCAGCCGGTAAGAGACGCCGCCGGCGCCGAGATCTGGGATCCGGGCCTTCTTGCCGGCATCAAGGCGGTCGGCTGGACGATCCCCGAGTTCGGCTGCGCCCAGATCTCGATCAACGTCACCGACCTCGACGCGACGCCGCTCCATGTCGTCTTCGACACCTGCGAGGATCGCGCCCGCGCGCACGGTCTGCGGGTCACCGGTTCGGAGCTCGTCGGGCTGGTGCCGCGCGCGGCGCTCCTCGCCGCCGGCCGGCATTTCCTCGCGCGGATGGGACGCTCGACCGGTGTGCCGGAGCGAGCGCTGATCCACGTCGCGGTGCGCACGCTCGGACTCTCCGAGGTGAAGCCGTTCGACCCGCAGAAGGCGATCATCGAGGCCCGGCTCACGGCCCTGGCTGAAGGCGCGCCGCTCGTCGCGATGACACTCGCCGACTTCGCCGATGAGCTCTCGTCGGACTCGCCGGCTCCTGGCGGGGGATCGGTCGCAGCGTACGCCGGGGCGCTCGCCGCCGGGCTCGCGACGATGGTCGCGAACCTCTCGCACCCCAAGCGCGGTTTCGAGGCGAAGCAACCGGCGCTCGAGCGCATCGCGGTCCGCGGTCA includes:
- the ftcD gene encoding glutamate formimidoyltransferase, producing the protein MRVVECVPNISEGRRPEVYEAVAKAAGAVAGVTVLDVDPGAETNRTVITFVGEPEAVLEGAFQLMVAALERIDMSTHQGAHSRIGAVDVVPFVPVSEVTMAECVELARRLAERVGRELAIPVYLYEQAATSPERRNLADIRAGEYEGLAGKLADPAWRPDFGPATFVARSGASVIGARPFLVAYNVNLNTVDKRLATRIAFDIREKGRKRLDAAGQPVRDAAGAEIWDPGLLAGIKAVGWTIPEFGCAQISINVTDLDATPLHVVFDTCEDRARAHGLRVTGSELVGLVPRAALLAAGRHFLARMGRSTGVPERALIHVAVRTLGLSEVKPFDPQKAIIEARLTALAEGAPLVAMTLADFADELSSDSPAPGGGSVAAYAGALAAGLATMVANLSHPKRGFEAKQPALERIAVRGQALKGSLLAAVDADTAAFDRYLAAMRMPKETAGERALRDAAMVVATIATIEVPLGTLEACPEIVKLCLEIGEIGLQASLSDAGTGAAMARAAASGAYQNVCINLPGLADRQAASRLLARADAAWARTRDLAAQAEAKFVDGLRQAAG